One genomic region from Amycolatopsis sp. FBCC-B4732 encodes:
- a CDS encoding ATP-binding protein, protein MSALPRDELRGLFLFEHLSEEQLDWIAGNAVLEEYEGDSTVISEGGEATCFYVLLTGAIRMTRLVSGTEVETNRSDQRGAYFGATQFFVHQETEHTYNATVRALSDVTFLTLPSKEFSFEFRRWFPMATHLLEGMYLGWRNSDTVIGSRRRLLALGELSAGLTHELNNPAAAAVRATSALRERVAGMRHKLAFLAKKDIEPELLYQLIDVQERLVKQVAQAPKLTAMQQADREDEITDWFDERGIDGGWDLADIYVRAGLTTPDLDHVLEQVGDTFIDGAVRWLAYALETEMLMGEIEDSTTRISALVGKAKQYSQMDRAPHQWVDVHDGLDSTLVMLSGKIGDIRVVKEYDRSLPKIPAYPGELNQVWTNIIDNAIGAMQGDGTLTLRTWGQNDQVRVEIGDTGPGIPADIKPRIFEPFFTTKPVGEGTGLGLDISWKIVVERHQGDLRVESEPGNTRFEVCLPTVEQASL, encoded by the coding sequence ATGAGCGCACTGCCGCGGGACGAGCTTCGCGGGCTCTTCCTGTTCGAACACCTTTCCGAAGAGCAGCTCGACTGGATCGCCGGCAACGCGGTCCTCGAGGAGTACGAGGGCGACTCCACCGTCATCAGCGAAGGCGGCGAAGCGACCTGCTTCTACGTCCTGCTCACCGGCGCGATCCGGATGACGCGGCTGGTCAGCGGCACCGAGGTGGAAACCAACCGGTCCGACCAGCGCGGCGCCTACTTCGGCGCGACGCAGTTCTTCGTGCACCAGGAAACCGAGCACACCTACAACGCGACGGTGCGCGCGCTCTCCGACGTCACGTTCCTGACGCTGCCCTCGAAGGAGTTCTCCTTCGAGTTCCGCCGGTGGTTCCCGATGGCGACGCACCTGCTCGAGGGCATGTACCTCGGCTGGCGCAACAGCGACACGGTGATCGGCTCGCGCCGGCGCCTGCTGGCGCTGGGCGAGCTGTCGGCGGGCCTGACCCACGAGCTGAACAACCCGGCGGCGGCCGCCGTGCGGGCGACGTCCGCCCTGCGCGAGCGCGTCGCCGGCATGCGGCACAAGCTGGCCTTCCTGGCGAAGAAGGACATCGAGCCGGAGCTGCTCTACCAGCTCATCGACGTCCAGGAACGCCTGGTCAAGCAGGTCGCGCAGGCGCCGAAGCTGACCGCGATGCAACAGGCCGACCGCGAGGACGAGATCACCGATTGGTTCGACGAGCGGGGCATCGACGGCGGCTGGGACCTCGCCGACATCTACGTCCGCGCCGGGCTGACCACGCCCGACCTGGACCACGTGCTGGAGCAGGTCGGCGACACCTTCATCGACGGCGCCGTCCGCTGGCTCGCCTACGCGCTCGAGACCGAGATGCTGATGGGCGAGATCGAGGACTCCACCACGCGCATCTCCGCGCTGGTCGGCAAGGCCAAGCAGTACTCCCAGATGGACCGCGCGCCGCACCAGTGGGTCGACGTCCACGACGGCCTCGACTCCACGCTCGTGATGCTCTCGGGCAAGATCGGCGACATCCGCGTCGTCAAGGAGTACGACCGCAGCCTGCCGAAGATCCCCGCTTACCCGGGCGAGCTGAACCAGGTCTGGACGAACATCATCGACAACGCGATCGGCGCGATGCAGGGCGACGGCACGCTGACCCTGCGCACCTGGGGCCAGAACGACCAGGTCCGCGTGGAGATCGGCGACACCGGCCCGGGCATCCCGGCGGACATCAAGCCGCGGATCTTCGAGCCGTTCTTCACCACGAAGCCGGTCGGCGAAGGCACCGGGCTCGGCCTGGACATCTCGTGGAAGATCGTCGTCGAACGCCACCAGGGTGACCTGCGCGTCGAGT
- a CDS encoding response regulator translates to MSQPILMTVDDDPAVSRSVARDLRRRYGKDYRVIRADSGMDALEALREIKLRGDAVAAILADYRMPQMDGIAFLEKAMDLFPHARRALLTAYADTDAAIQAINVVDVDHYLLKPWDPPEEKLYPVIDALVETWKAVGDKPVEEVKLIGHRYSQPSFELRDFLARNAVPYRWYSVQDDEGCRILQAAEATEADIPVVVTPDGKVLKQPTGGEIADAVGLSTRPAQEFYDLVVIGGGPAGLGAAVYGASEGLRTVLVEKKATGGQAGTSSRIENYLGFPDGVSGAQLTDRARRQAQKFGAEVLTARDVVGLEARGSSRVITFGDGSEIAAHSVILASGVNYRALEAEGIEELTGRGVYYGSAATEAPECKGEHVYIVGGANSAGQAAVFFSRHASDVTILVRGASLEASMSHYLIEQIAGIENIHVRTHTTVKQAHGDEHLERITLCENGVTETVDSGHLFIFIGAAPRTDWLGETIHRDEYGFVRTGPDLLTAGQRPAGWTLDRDPHYLESSIPGVFVAGDVRSQSVKRVASAVGEGAMAVTLVHRYLEEQ, encoded by the coding sequence CGTGACCTGCGGCGCCGCTACGGCAAGGACTACCGCGTCATCCGTGCCGACTCCGGCATGGACGCGCTCGAAGCGCTGCGCGAGATCAAGCTGCGCGGCGACGCCGTCGCGGCCATCCTCGCCGACTACCGGATGCCGCAGATGGACGGGATCGCCTTCCTCGAGAAGGCGATGGACCTGTTCCCGCACGCCCGCCGCGCCCTGCTGACCGCCTACGCCGACACCGACGCCGCGATCCAGGCGATCAACGTCGTCGACGTCGACCACTACCTGCTCAAGCCGTGGGACCCGCCGGAGGAGAAGCTCTACCCGGTGATCGACGCGCTGGTCGAGACCTGGAAGGCGGTCGGCGACAAGCCGGTCGAAGAGGTCAAGCTCATCGGCCACCGGTACAGCCAGCCGTCCTTCGAGCTGCGCGACTTCCTCGCCCGCAACGCCGTCCCGTACCGCTGGTACTCCGTCCAGGACGACGAAGGGTGCCGGATCCTGCAGGCCGCCGAGGCGACCGAGGCCGACATCCCGGTGGTCGTCACGCCGGACGGCAAGGTGCTCAAGCAGCCGACCGGCGGCGAGATCGCCGACGCGGTCGGTTTGTCGACCCGGCCGGCGCAGGAGTTCTACGACCTCGTCGTGATCGGCGGCGGCCCGGCCGGCCTCGGCGCCGCGGTGTACGGCGCTTCCGAGGGCCTGCGCACGGTGCTCGTGGAGAAAAAGGCCACCGGCGGCCAGGCCGGCACGAGCTCGCGCATCGAGAACTACCTCGGCTTCCCCGACGGCGTCTCCGGCGCGCAGCTGACCGACCGGGCGCGCCGCCAGGCCCAGAAGTTCGGCGCCGAGGTGCTGACCGCGCGCGACGTCGTCGGCCTGGAGGCCCGCGGCTCGTCGCGGGTGATCACCTTCGGCGACGGCAGCGAGATCGCCGCGCACTCGGTGATCCTCGCCAGCGGCGTCAACTACCGCGCCCTGGAGGCCGAGGGCATCGAGGAGCTCACCGGCCGCGGCGTCTACTACGGCTCGGCCGCGACCGAGGCACCCGAGTGCAAGGGCGAGCACGTCTACATCGTCGGCGGCGCCAACTCCGCCGGGCAGGCGGCGGTGTTCTTCTCCCGGCACGCCAGCGACGTCACGATCCTGGTGCGCGGCGCCTCCCTCGAGGCGTCGATGTCGCACTACCTGATCGAGCAGATCGCCGGCATCGAGAACATCCACGTCCGCACGCACACCACGGTCAAGCAGGCCCACGGCGACGAGCACCTCGAGCGGATCACGCTGTGCGAGAACGGTGTCACCGAGACGGTCGACTCCGGCCACCTGTTCATCTTCATCGGCGCCGCGCCGCGCACCGACTGGCTCGGCGAGACCATCCACCGCGACGAGTACGGCTTCGTCCGCACCGGCCCCGACCTGCTGACCGCCGGCCAGCGCCCGGCGGGCTGGACCCTCGACCGTGATCCGCACTACCTCGAATCCTCGATCCCCGGCGTGTTCGTGGCCGGTGACGTGCGGTCCCAGTCGGTCAAGCGGGTGGCCTCCGCGGTCGGCGAGGGCGCGATGGCCGTGACGCTGGTACACCGGTACCTGGAGGAACAATGA